From a single Micromonospora pallida genomic region:
- a CDS encoding NUDIX hydrolase, translating into MTTMLEPLRRIAAYAVCADPSGRVLLVRASQHSGTPGTWSLPGGAVDHGEDPNHTVVRETAAETGLSVAVSGLADVLADMRALPDRGITLHTDRLIYRVSVRGGTLTDRVDRPTDLARWFTLDEARGLPLRAFTARALGLPAGAADVVPDEAPEFPSFNAVPGPDGLHRAQRFAAYAVATDPEGRVLLTRVSDGYPGAGCWHLPGGGTDYGEQPGAALIRELVEETGQTGRLVGLLGVASHRDAASLGPEGYPIDWHGVRAFYRVVVDQPAPPTVADVGGSTCEARWFARHELETIPAERLTEVTAEAVQAAKLT; encoded by the coding sequence GTGACCACCATGCTGGAACCGCTCCGCAGGATCGCGGCGTACGCAGTCTGTGCCGACCCATCCGGCCGAGTGTTGCTGGTCCGCGCGTCGCAGCACTCCGGCACCCCCGGCACGTGGTCGCTGCCCGGCGGGGCGGTCGACCACGGTGAGGACCCGAACCACACGGTCGTCCGGGAGACCGCCGCCGAGACCGGGCTCTCGGTCGCCGTCTCCGGCCTGGCGGACGTCCTCGCCGACATGCGGGCGTTGCCCGACCGGGGCATCACCCTGCACACCGACCGCCTCATCTACCGGGTCTCGGTGCGGGGCGGGACGCTCACCGACCGGGTCGACCGCCCGACCGACCTGGCCCGCTGGTTCACCCTCGACGAGGCCCGCGGGTTGCCGCTGCGGGCGTTCACCGCGCGTGCCCTGGGCCTGCCGGCCGGTGCCGCCGACGTGGTACCGGACGAGGCCCCCGAGTTTCCCTCCTTCAACGCGGTGCCCGGCCCGGACGGGCTGCACCGGGCGCAGCGCTTCGCCGCGTACGCGGTGGCCACCGACCCGGAGGGGCGGGTGCTGCTCACCCGGGTCTCCGACGGTTACCCGGGCGCGGGCTGTTGGCACCTGCCCGGCGGCGGCACCGACTACGGCGAGCAGCCGGGCGCGGCGCTGATCCGGGAACTGGTCGAGGAGACCGGGCAGACCGGTCGCCTGGTCGGGCTGCTCGGCGTGGCCAGCCACCGGGACGCCGCGTCGCTCGGCCCGGAGGGCTACCCGATCGACTGGCACGGCGTCCGCGCCTTCTACCGGGTGGTGGTCGACCAGCCGGCTCCGCCCACCGTGGCCGACGTCGGCGGTTCCACCTGCGAGGCCCGTTGGTTCGCCCGCCACGAACTGGAGACCATCCCCGCCGAACGCCTCACCGAGGTCACCGCCGAGGCCGTCCAGGCCGCCAAGCTCACCTGA
- a CDS encoding NUDIX hydrolase, which yields MAQRRRIGAYGLLTGADGRVLLTRGSALADFPGVWQVPGGGLEHAEHPADAVVREFAEETGLVVEVSGLEAVVADVVRLPDLGVALHSDRIIYHLTGVSGALRHESDGTTDLVSWIAPAEAARLPLMPFTADLLGLPVTPLPEDVPPVTPRLPYDPPSPDRRQRFGAYGLVTDPQGRVLLTLIADGYPGAGRWHLPGGGTDHGEQPVPALLREIVEEAGQLGRVTELLDVDHLHNPAALGPEGRPLDWHGVRALYRVVVAAPTEPEVTEAAGGSTARAAWFSREEAADLPLTDIAERALRLVG from the coding sequence TTGGCGCAGCGGCGGAGGATCGGGGCGTACGGGCTGCTGACGGGGGCGGACGGGCGGGTGCTGCTGACCCGGGGATCCGCACTGGCCGACTTTCCCGGCGTCTGGCAGGTGCCCGGTGGCGGGCTGGAGCACGCCGAGCATCCGGCGGACGCGGTGGTCCGTGAGTTCGCCGAGGAGACCGGCCTCGTGGTCGAGGTGAGTGGACTTGAGGCGGTGGTCGCGGACGTCGTCCGGCTCCCCGACCTCGGGGTGGCATTGCACTCCGATCGGATCATCTATCACCTCACCGGCGTGTCCGGGGCACTCCGCCACGAGTCGGACGGAACGACCGACCTGGTGTCGTGGATCGCCCCGGCGGAGGCGGCCCGTCTGCCGCTGATGCCGTTCACCGCGGACCTGCTCGGACTGCCGGTCACGCCGTTGCCCGAGGACGTGCCCCCGGTGACGCCGCGCCTCCCGTACGACCCGCCGTCGCCGGACCGGCGGCAGCGCTTCGGGGCGTATGGGCTGGTCACCGACCCGCAGGGGCGGGTGCTGCTGACCCTGATCGCCGACGGGTACCCGGGCGCCGGCCGGTGGCACCTGCCCGGCGGCGGGACCGACCACGGCGAGCAGCCGGTCCCCGCGCTGCTGCGCGAGATCGTCGAGGAGGCAGGCCAGCTCGGCCGGGTTACCGAGCTGCTCGACGTCGACCACCTGCACAATCCCGCCGCGCTGGGGCCGGAGGGACGGCCGTTGGACTGGCACGGCGTCCGGGCGCTCTACCGGGTGGTGGTGGCGGCGCCGACCGAACCCGAGGTGACCGAAGCGGCCGGCGGTTCCACCGCACGGGCCGCCTGGTTCAGCCGGGAAGAGGCCGCCGACCTGCCGTTGACCGACATCGCCGAGCGGGCCCTCCGGCTGGTCGGGTAG
- a CDS encoding CDP-alcohol phosphatidyltransferase family protein, translating into MRRSSTFARQVLLVRVGRRDGESRHATDVALPEHRYADRLRRRYASDRVNRAEIEAAMPVSPAIAPTTPVDDTSAHSIPLLPGERTAARRAKFALVNACTLASLMLGVNAIFLAMQGEVRLAALFLIACVVFDGLDGALARKLNVASPFGAQMDSLADMCSFGLAAPMVVYASLAGAVPTAAAALACALVAACAAIRLARFNVSPKDGRFFCGVPTTMAAMVLALAVVIDLPVPAVIQVAGVALLAFAMVSSFPYAKLARLIKLPPWLWLAPVVGALVDPRLTFALVVVAYLASGPLLWLHRRRTA; encoded by the coding sequence CTGCGTCGCAGCAGTACGTTCGCCCGCCAGGTGCTGCTGGTCCGGGTGGGACGCCGGGACGGCGAATCCCGCCACGCGACCGACGTGGCCCTGCCCGAGCACCGCTACGCCGACCGGCTGCGCCGGCGGTACGCCTCGGACCGGGTGAACCGGGCCGAGATCGAGGCAGCCATGCCGGTGAGCCCGGCGATCGCTCCGACAACACCGGTGGACGACACATCGGCGCACTCGATCCCGCTGCTCCCCGGGGAGCGTACGGCCGCTCGGCGGGCGAAGTTCGCCCTGGTCAACGCGTGCACACTGGCCAGCCTGATGCTCGGCGTCAACGCGATCTTCCTGGCCATGCAGGGCGAGGTGCGGCTCGCGGCACTCTTCCTGATCGCCTGCGTCGTCTTCGACGGGCTCGACGGCGCGCTGGCCCGCAAGCTCAACGTGGCCAGCCCGTTCGGCGCGCAGATGGACTCGCTGGCCGACATGTGCTCGTTCGGCCTCGCCGCCCCGATGGTGGTCTACGCCTCGCTGGCCGGCGCGGTGCCCACCGCCGCCGCCGCGCTGGCCTGTGCCCTCGTCGCGGCGTGCGCCGCGATCCGGCTGGCCCGGTTCAACGTCTCGCCGAAGGACGGCCGGTTCTTCTGCGGCGTGCCGACCACCATGGCCGCCATGGTGCTGGCACTCGCGGTCGTCATCGACCTGCCGGTCCCTGCGGTGATCCAGGTCGCCGGCGTCGCCCTGCTCGCCTTCGCCATGGTGTCCAGCTTCCCGTACGCCAAGCTCGCCCGACTGATCAAGCTGCCGCCGTGGCTGTGGCTGGCCCCGGTGGTCGGTGCCCTGGTCGACCCGAGGCTCACCTTCGCCCTGGTCGTGGTCGCCTACCTGGCCAGCGGGCCGCTGCTCTGGCTGCACCGGCGGCGGACCGCCTGA